The window CATCCAGAAAACGGCTGCTTTGACACTTACCTGACCAGAGGGAATGGGCCGGGACTGCGTGCGCGCCACTTGGGCATCATAGTCCCGGTCGGTGATGTCATTCCAAGTGCACCCGGCACCGCGCATCAAAAAGGCACCTGCCGCACAGCCGGCCACGGTCCATGCGTCATGCCAAGTGACGATATTGTCGTTTAGCATCGACAACATCAATCCCATCATGCAGGGCAAAAAAAGCAACCAAGTTCCGATGGGGCGATCTGCCCGGGACAGCCGCAGGTAGGGACGCGACGGGGCTGGGGCCCAAGTGTCGACCCAATTGCCGCGGACCGCGTCGGAAACCTGTCCATGGGGCTCTGGCGTTAGAGGCGTGTCGGCCATATGTAGAACCTTATGAAAGAAGCTAAAGTCAGACTGTATGTAGAGCACCCCTTGGGGGCAGGGCAATCCATTCCATTGGATCGTGACCAAGCACATTATCTTTTTGGGGTGATGCGTTTGGCACTCGGCGACCAGATCCTTGTTTTTAACGGAACAGAAGGAGAGTGGCGGGCCGAGGTCGTTAAGGCCGGAAAACGTGCAGGCATCCTTGCATGTGTTAAACAAACCAAACCGTTGCAAATGCCACCGGATCTTTGGTTGATCTTTGCCCCCATAAAAAAGGCGCGCACAGATTTCATTGTTGAAAAAGCCGCCGAAATGGGCGCAGCGCGCATTCTGCCGGTAACCACTCACTTCACCAATTCGGAACGCATTCGCCAAGATCGTTTGCAAGCCCATGCTGTTGAAGCAGCAGAACAATGCGGCGGAACTTATGTGCCAGAGGTGACGGACCTGCAAAAACTTGATCGATTGTTGGCGGATTGGCCAAAGGATCGCCAGTTGATGTTTTGCGACGAAGCCGAGGTTGGCTCTGCCAAACGATTGGGCACCGTTGCTGGCGAAAAATGGGCGATCCTGATTGGTCCAGAAGGAGGGTTTTCTGACGCTGAGCGAACGCGGCTGCATGCGCATGCGCAAACACATGTTGTCTCGCTTGGTCCGCGCATTTTGCGGGCCGATACAGCATCGGTCGCTGCAATGACATTGTGGCAGCAAGCGCTGGGCGATTGGCAATGATACGCAAGGCGCGGATCGGCGGAGTATTTGTGCCGCATAAAAATCGCAATCGCGGGCTTGCGGGACGCCTGATCCTTTCCCATCTCAATGAACTAAGAAACGAAGGCGTTAAGCGGGCAATTCTTTTTGCCGCCAGCGCGGCCGCGGCGAAGGCTTATGAAAAAATAGGCTTTCAACACATTAGGTTTTATCAGGTTGCTTTGCTGAAAGCGCGCCGGGTCATTGGAGAGATCAAATGAGCTTTATCCGCCCAGAGGCGCGAATATTTTTTCTGAAATGGCGAGAGGTCCTGATCGGGCTGGTCGTGCTTTTGCTTGGTCTTTACTGGGTGTCTGGGTCGGGCATATTGCGCTGGATTGGGGTCGCGGTTGCGATCGGTGGTGGTATTTTAATGTACACAGGTTTGCAGCGCGGACGCTTTATGTCAGAGCGTGGCGGCCCTGGCATTGTGACCGTTGATGAAGGCGAGGTGAGTTACTATGGACCGATTTCAGGCGGTATCGTTTCCATGAGTGACTTGACGTTGCTGACATTGGATCAGGTTTCGGTGCCTCCGGTCTGGGTTTTACATCAAATCGGGCAAGCTGATATTGCCATCCCTGTGAATGCCGAAGGCGCAGAGGCTCTGTTTGATGCCTTTGCCAGTTTACCGGGCATACGCACAGATCATTTGGTCAGCAGCCTAAATGGACGCAGTGCTCAACCTGTCGTGATATGGGCCAAAGAGGCGCTCACCTTGCATTGACACTGCCCCCAATTCGTTACACCAAAGCAAATCAAGCGATAGCCCAATAGGATCGGAGCAAAGCGAATGTCCATCCCTCAGTCCGGCGGCGGACCGATTGAACGTCACGAACAACTGGCCGAATACTTGGCGGATGGCTGCAAGCCCCGCGAAGACTGGCGCATCGGAACCGAGCATGAAAAATTCGGCTTTTGTAAAGATTCACTAAAACCATTGCCCTATGCTGGCGAGCGCTCGATCCAAGCTGTGTTGGAAGGCCTGCGTGATGGCCACGGTTGGGCCCCCGTTCAAGAAGCTGGAAAGCTAATTGGTCTGGAAAAAGATGGTGCAAATGTTTCGTTGGAACCGGGTGGGCAGCTAGAGCTTTCTGGTGCTCCGCTGGTGTCGATCCATGAGACCTGTGATGAGGTAAACGCCCATCTCAAAGATGTGAAAGACATCGCTGACAAAATAGGCGTGAAATTTATTGGTTTGGGGGCCGCCCCGATCTGGAGCCACGAAGAAATGCCCGTAATGCCTAAAGGGCGTTACAAGCTGATGACCGATTACATGGATCGCGTCGGCACCATGGGTAAATCCATGATGTACCGGACCTGCACAGTTCAAGTGAACCTGGATTTCGGATCGGAAGCAGACATGGTGCAAAAACTGCGCGTTGCTTTGGCCTTGCAGCCAGTGGCGACAGCTTTGTTTGCAAACTCTCCGTTCTTTGATGGCAAGCCAAATGGTCACAAATCTTGGCGCTCGCGCGTATGGCGGGATTTGGACAATGCCCGCACAGGCATGTTGCCTTTTGTTTTCGAAGACGGATTCGGGTTTGAACGTTGGGCCGAATACGCCTTGGACGTGCCCATGTATTTTGTCTATCGCGACGGCAAGTACATTGATGCATTGGGACAAAGTTTCCGCGATTTCCTGGTTGGAAAACTTCCGGCGCTACCAGGGGAAACGCCAACACTAAGCGATTGGGCGGACCATTTGACCACCGCTTTCCCCGAAGCGCGCATCAAGAAATTCATGGAAATGCGCGGCGCAGACGGAGGCCCATGGCGCCGCCTTTGCGCTTTGCCGGCCTTTTGGGTTGGATTGATGTATGACCAATCGTCTTTGGATGCGGCCTGGGATCTTGTGAAAGACTGGGATGCTGACACCCGTGAAGCCCTGCGCGTTGCAGCGTCTGAAAAAGGTTTGCAGGGGCAGGTTGGCAAGATCGACATGCACGAGCTTGCAGGTCAAGTTGTTGCAATCTCTGAGGCGGGTTTGAAGAGCCGAGCGATGCCAGGTGCTGGCGGTTTGGTGCCGGATGAGACCCACTTTTTGAACGCTTTGAAAGAGAGCCTCGAAACCGGAAAAACACCCGCTGATGAGTTGCTTGAGCACTATCACGGGGACTGGAACGGTGATTTGACGCGAATTTATGGCGACTACAGCTATTGAGCTGAATAAGTTTCAAATTGGGCGGCGCATTTCTGCGCCTTCCTTTTTAGTTTAACAACTCGTCGGGCGAAACATTCTCGATGTCACCCCAGTTGTTATCCGCTTTCTCGATAAAGCCGGGGATGTCCGTGTTCCAGCGCTCCTGAATATCTTGCGAGATATTCAGGAACAATTCCCCGTCTACAACGCGCCAAAGCGTTGGGTCTCCGTCAAACTTGAAGCCCATCGCCGCTCCAAAGGCACAATAACCTCCATATTGGGGCAGATATGCCTCTGGGTTGGCTTCAAATGTTGCCTTATGTTCTTCTGATGCAAAGCGATAGGTGGCTTCGTTATAGGTCGACGTAATCTGCCAGTTTCCTGGGCTTGCCTTGTTTTCTGTAAAATATGCGACAGGGTCATAGCCTTGAAGCGCAAGTCCGGTGGAGGAAGCGTTAAGCTCTACGCCAGCAGCAAAAGCTGTGCCAACGAAAGTCGAGGCAAGCAAAGCGCCCCCAAACAGGGATTTAAGTTTAGTCATGATTTTACCTTTTAGTTTGTTTGGGTCTACCGGCAAAAACTTCCGTTAGACCAAATTTGCGAAGGGCCGTAATTGCGACCCTCTAAAAGCAATATCGCGACGCAGCTGTTCACATTCAAAACAACAAGATTTGAGTGTGCAGCAGCGCAGAACGCCTGTGACTTGACGAAGGTTAATCTAACTTGCGCTGTGACTGCCTATAGCGAAAAGGCCGCTATTTTTGCCCGATCTTGGGTTCAGTGCCTGTTCGCAACCGCGCAACGTTCTCTTTGTGGCGCCAGAACACCAAAAGTGTCACCGCGATGCCAAGCAGGAAAACTTGACCAAACCCAAGCAGTACAACCCAAAAAGTCGTGGAGGCGGCCGAAACGAGTGCCGAAAGCGAAGAGATGCGCCCGATCAAGGCTGTGAGCAGCCAGGTCAAGCAGCACGCAATCCCAACAGGCCAGGCCAGCGCGAGCATCAGCCCCAAGAAGGTCGCAACACCCTTGCCGCCTTTGAATTTCAACCAGATAGGAAAGCAGTGACCCAAAAACGCCAGCAAGCCAGCCACCTGTGCGGCATCTTCGCCCGCCAGAAGTCGGGCGATTAGAACGGCAATTGCGCCTTTGCCACCATCCAACAATAGCGTTGCAGCAGCGGCGGGTTTTGACCCGGTGCGCAGCACATTTGTCGTGCCAATATTGCCAGAGCCAATTTCGCGCAGATTGCCAAGTCCAAATACCCGGGTGATGACAATGCCAAAGGGAATAGAACCAAATAAATACCCAATCAGGCCCCAAATCATGAGCGCGAAAATCCCGGTTTCCAGTGCAGGCATCAGTTTCTCCGGTAGACGGCCTCTCCGGCCACATAAGTTGCCAGCACCTTACCCTGCATACGCTGGCCGTCAAACGGCGTATTCTTAGATTTTGAGTGCAGTTTAAAACGGTCCAACACAAAGGGCGCGTCTGGATCAAACAGCACAAGATCTGCAGGCGCACCTTCGCAAAGGCGACCGCTGGGCAAGCCAAGTCTTGTGGCTGGGTTGAGCGCCATGGCGCGAAACAATTCCGCTAATGTCAGTTGCTCGGCGTGATAAAGACGCAGCGCCGCAGGCAGCAAGGTCTCAAGCGCCACTGCACCCGATGCAGCCTCCTCAAATGGCAGACGTTTGCTTTCTTCATCCTGGGGCGTGTGCATAGAGCTGATGATGTCGATCAAGCCGGACTTTACGGCCTCGACCATCGCCAGACGATCGGTTTCGCTGCGCAATGGGGGTTTAACCTTAAAGAAGGTTCGGTAATCTGCCACGTCCAATTCGTTCAACGTCAAATGGTGGATTGAGGTGCCTGCGGTGACGTCAAATCCGTTCGCTTTTGCGCGCTCCAACGCGGGCAACGCGCGCGTAGTTGTGATTTGGTCGGCATGGTATTTTACACCGGTCATTTCGACCATTGCGATATCACGATCAAGTCCCATGCGTTCCGCCATGGGAGAAACCGCAGGCAACCCCCGCAGGCTGGCAAATTTGCCTGATGTTGTAGCCGCGCCCTTGCTCAATACGGGTTCCTGAGGATGTGCAATAACCAAGGCCCCCAAACTGCGCGCATAGATCAAGGCGCGCGCATAGACTTTGGTGTCCGTGACAACGTGATCACAATCGGTAAAGGCGACGGCCCCAGCATCCAGCAAAAAGCCAAATTCAGTCATCTCGCGGCCAGCGCGATCTTTTGTAAGGGCTGCCATCGGCACAACGTTTACTGGGGCCGCTTCGTTGGCCCGCCGTGTCGCAAATTCCAACGTTTCCGGGCTGTCGATGGTTGGGGTGGTGTCCGGCCGTGTGACAATTGTTGTGACGCCGCCAGCCGCCGCCGCGCGTCCCGCGGATTTATAGCTTTCTTTGTGGCGCTCGCCCGGCTCGCAGACTTTCACACCCAAATCGACAATGCCTGGCGCAAGGCATTTGCCCTGACAATCCACAACTTTATCAGCCTTATGGGTGGTAATCTCGCTGCCTTGGGCGATGATAACGCCGTTCTCGACGATCAGGCTGCCCATAGATTCTGTTTTGGTTTCCGGATCAATCAGGCGGGCATTGGTGAAAAGAAGACTCATTGCGCTGCGGGTCCTTTTTTGGCCATGGCCTGATCTACCATCGTGCAAGGGACATGCAATTTTGACGCCATAAGGTCAACCAATTCTATGTTCTGCTTCACAAAAACAACACCCAAATCAACAGCGCCAGCACGATAAGTAAGCCCGGTAGTAGCAGCACAGCTTTGACAACGGAAAAATGCGCATTGCTTGGCGGCGTAGCCAGATTTGCAGGCTCGGTGGCGGACTTGTTAGGCAAAGGTTCAAAAGTCACATTATGGGTCTCTTCTTCAAACATCTCTATGAGTTGCACCGCTGGGTGCAGCGTCAAATGCACCTCCTGTTGTTCGAATGCTCGGGAATATAAAATCAAGACGATGTCCTGGACCTGATCTAACAGGGCGCGGTGCTCAGAGATCGTCGCTTCAGAAACCCCGGCCCCCTGAACCAGATAATTTGCAAGCCCGAGCCCTTCTAAATCGGCAATGTTGAATATCTCTGCATAGCCTGCGTCGATCCAGTCCAACCCAACCAGTGTTGCTATCGCCGCCGCGGTGGGGGGCATATCTCTCTGGGGGTTTTGGATACGGTCAAGTTCCGCCTCTGTGATCTCGACCGTGAACAGGCGTATACGCCCGGTTTCCAATTCAGAGACATGGAATACATCGTCAGACATTTAGATCCCCTTTTGCCTCGGCAACCGCCAACTTAAGCTTCGCTTGAATGGTCCTGACGGGCCCAACATAGCGCAGAACGGTCACGCGCCCATCTTTCGTGGTTAGCCGCAGTGCCCACCACATCCATCGGCGACACCGCACAACATCAGTAAGGTTGATCCATGCCTGCCCGCTGTCTTCATCAGGGTTTTGAAACCAAAGGCGCTGATTTGTCAAAATCCAACGGTCGCGCCGGCGTTGCCGCCATTCTTCGAAATCGCCGAATACAAAGGCATAAAACAAAGCGGCAATCAGACCTCCAACCAGCGCCAGCAATAGCCCAAACCCAAGTTGAGGAATGCCCAAAAAAGCGATGGCGGTCAAAAACGCGACCCAAAGTGTGCGCTGAAGGAACAATCCAAGTTTTGGCTGGTAGGTCGCAACAAGGCGTTCGTCAGGCGAAAGATCAACCTCGGGATGGTCAATGCTATCGTCTGCTTGCGCCATGCTGAGTTATCCACCGACCCAAATCATCAGCCCGACAATCGCAAACATCACCAAAAGCGCGATGGTTGCCACACGGCCACTCATTTTCGGGTCTTTAGGATCTTCCATATCAAACCTCTATAGGCGCGTTTTTGCGCAATTCACGTTGGTTGCGCGCCAAAAGGTCCATGGCTGCCATACGCACCGCGACACCCATTTCGACCTGTTCCTGGATCACTGATCGGTTGATGTCATCCGCAATATCGCCATCAATTTCCACACCCCGGTTCATCGGCCCCGGGTGCATGACAATCGCGTCGTTCTTGGCATGGCTCAACTTTTGCGCATCCAACCCGTATCGGTGGTAATACTCGCGCTCTGACGGAATAAATCCGCCATCCATGCGCTCGCGTTGCAGGCGCAGCATCATCACAACATCCACATCCTTCAGACCCTCGGCCATGTCTTCATAGACCTCAACACCAAATTCGCTGATCTGGCTGGGCATCAGGGTTGGAGGCCCCACAAGTCGCACGCGGTTTTCCATTTTTCCAAGCAAGATCAGGTTAGAGCGTGCCACACGGCTATGGGCGATGTCACCACATATTGCGATATTCAGACGATGCAACCTGCCTTTGGCGCGGCGGATTGTCAGGGCGTCCAGCAATGCTTGTGTGGGGTGCTCGTGCTTGCCATCGCCGGCATTGAGCACAGCGCAATTGACCTTTTGAGCCAAAAGATCCACGGCACCGGAATGAGGGTGACGCACCACCAAAAGATCGGGATGCATCGCGTTAAGCGTCAGGGCCGTGTCAATCAGGGTTTCGCCCTTTTTGATCGAGCTGGCCTGCATCGCCATATTCATAACGTCTGCGCCCAATCGTTTGCCGGCAATCTCAAAACTCGCCTGGGTGCGGGTGGAGTTTTCAAAAAACATATTGATTTGTGTCAGGCCCAAAAGCGCTTCTGAATGCTTCATATCGCGTCGGTTCAGATCGACATATTGATCTGCCAGATCAAGGATTGATGTTATTTCCTCGGGTCGAAGATGTTCGATACCCAGAAGATGCTTTTGACGAAACGCCATTGCGAAGCTCCTTGTCTGATCTTTGCTGCTTATAGAAAGCCGCTGAGCCTGCTGCAAGCCGCCTCTGGCCTTGTGCTTGACGAAAATACCCCCGCCGGAGGCATCAGCACGCGCAAATCAGATCAGGCGATTTGTTTGGTTTTCCCGACGCGGTCCACAGGGTAGGGTGCTGCTATGGAATCGGCACTCGACTATCAAACGGCACGCGCCATGCTGGAATGGCAAATTGAACTCGGCGCGACCGAGGCCATTCTGGATTCGCCGGTCAATCGCTATGAGGCTGTGCAAAAACCTGCACCAACCAAACCAGCGACTGCTGCGCCTGTGCCAGAGCCACAGATCGATCCCGTTGCCATTGCAAAAACGGCCGCTGCGGCGGCCAACGACTTACAAAGCCTTAAAACAGCAACGGCGCATTTTGATCATTGCAGTTTAAAGCGCGGCGCTCGCTCTTTGGTTTTTGCGGACGGGCAAGATTGCGGGCGGGTGATGATTATTGGCGAGGCACCAGATCGCGAAGAAGATCGCAGCGGCACACCCTTTGTGGGCCAAGCCGGTCGGTTATTGGATCGCATGTTGGCGGCCATTGGTCTGGATCGCAATGCGCAAGAGCCTGACAAAGCTGTGTACCTGACAAATATTTTACCTTGGCGACCACCACAAAGTCGTGATGCGTCGGCCCATGAAATCGCCATGATGCGCCCCTTTGTGCAGCGCCATGTTGCATTGGTTAATCCCGATATCCTTATTTTAATGGGCAATAGTGCCTGCCACAGCGTGCTTGAAAAACGGGGCATTAACCGTCTGAGGGGCGTTTGGACAGAAGCCTACGGAAAGCCGACGTTGCCGATGCTGCATCCCGAGACTTTACTGCGCACACCAGTCGCCAAGCGCGAAGCCTGGTCGGATTTGCTCAAGATCAAGGCCCGCCTTGCAGCGATCACCTAGGAAAAAGCAATGGACCTTTATTTGTTACTCGCATTTGTGCCTGCAGCTTTGGCGCTGAATTTGACACCGGGTGCGGATATGATGTTTTGCCTTGGGCAGGGCTTGCGCTCTGGCGTCAAGCCAGCGGTAGCCGCAAGTGCGGGTATATCAGCCGGGGCACTGGTACATATGACGCTTGGCGGTCTTGGTTTGGGGGCGCTGGTAGCCACCTTGCCGTGGGTCTTTGATCTGATCCGCTGGATTGGCGTCGGTTATTTGATGTGGCTTGCCTATGCGGCTCTGCGGAGCAGTGTGGTTGCCAATAAAACAAAGGCCTTATCGGCCAAACGAGCGTTTGTTCAGGGGTTTATTGTTAACCTCAGTAACCCCAAAGTGATCTTATTTGTGCTGGCGTTTGTTCCGCAATTTGTTGACCCAACGCGTGGCAGTGTTTTGCTGCAATTTTGGATGTTTGGCGGAATCATCGCGTTAGGAGGATTTGTGATCAATGGCCTCGTCGGTATCTTTGCCAGTAGCATCGGCCAGGCTTTGCTTGGATCTCCAAAATACGCCAAAGGTCTTGGATATATAACCGCAGCTATTTTTGCTTCGCTGGCTGCGCGACTTGCAATATTAGAAAGATCTTAGAATGGCAAAGATAGACGAATCCCGACCCTTCATCGCAGTGAAAATAGCTATTTTGACGGTCAGCGATACCCGTGGTCTGGATCAAGACAAAAGTGGCGACACATTGGTAGCGCGGCTTGAAAAGGCAGGGCATATTCTGGCAGCGCGTACGATTTTGCAGGACGAGCGCGACCAGATTTCCAGCCAATTGCGCACATGGTGTGCAGATGAAAACATCGATGTCATTATCTCGACCGGTGGGACTGGCCTGACGGGCAGAGACGTCACCGTGGAAGCCCACCGAGATGTCTATGAAAAAGAGATCGAGGCCTTTGCGACGGCTTTTACGGTCATTTCAATGCAAAAGATTGGCACCTCTGCTGTGCAGAGCCGCGCCACTGGCGGAGTTGCACAGGGAACTTATCTATTTGCTCTGCCCGGCAGCACTGGGGCCTGCAAAGACGCCTGGGATGACATTTTAAGATATCAGTTGGACTACCGACACATGCCCTGCAACTTTGTGGAAATAATGCCGCGCCTTGACGAGCATCTAAAGCGCACCAAAAACTAATAGACCAAAAAAGATCAATTTTTTGCGACGGAATGGCGAATGCCATACGTTTAATGTGTCACGCCCTTGGAAATTGCGCGTATTCGGCACAGGTTAGTGGCAAGGCTTCGGGTCTCTCAGAGGAAATTGTATGCGCTTTTTAAGGCAAAGCATGATTGGATTATTTTTGATTGCCGTGACTGCGGGGTTATTGGTGGTTGCCATGGGCTTGGTTTCAGGCGCTGTGGAGGAACGTGTCAACAAAGAGCCACGTATTCCCCAAAAGCGCGAAAGAATTTTTACGGTCAATGTTGTGGCCGCGACGCCGACCGAAATCACGCCCGAAATAGCGGTGTTTGGAGAAGTCCAAAGCCAGCGCACCCTTGATCTGCGCAGCTCGACCGGAGGTGTACTCCGCTATATCAGCGACGATTTCCGCGAAGGCGGGCAAGTCCGCGCGGGGGATCTTTTGGCGCAGATTGACACTTCTGACGCGGAAGATGCGCTGGCCCGTGCCGAAACTGAGTTGCAGTCGGCATTGGATGAAAAACGCGAAACAGAGCAGGCTTTGGTGTTGGCTCAGGATGAAAAAACCTCGGCTGACGACCAAGTGGGCCTTAGAGAGCGCGCATTGGTTCGGCAGAAAGATCTGGCTGAACGGGGTGTTGGAACCGCGGCATCGGTCGAGACCGCCGAATTGAACCTTTCCACGGCGCAGCAGCAGGTCTTGTCACGCAGGCAGTCGCTTGCCCAGGCCGAGGCCAGCATAGGCCAAGCGGATACCCGTGTTGCCCGTGCAAATATCGCATTGGCCGAAGCCAAGCGTGACTTGGACGATCTTCAGA is drawn from Cognatishimia sp. WU-CL00825 and contains these coding sequences:
- a CDS encoding 16S rRNA (uracil(1498)-N(3))-methyltransferase, which produces MKEAKVRLYVEHPLGAGQSIPLDRDQAHYLFGVMRLALGDQILVFNGTEGEWRAEVVKAGKRAGILACVKQTKPLQMPPDLWLIFAPIKKARTDFIVEKAAEMGAARILPVTTHFTNSERIRQDRLQAHAVEAAEQCGGTYVPEVTDLQKLDRLLADWPKDRQLMFCDEAEVGSAKRLGTVAGEKWAILIGPEGGFSDAERTRLHAHAQTHVVSLGPRILRADTASVAAMTLWQQALGDWQ
- a CDS encoding GNAT family N-acetyltransferase; its protein translation is MIRKARIGGVFVPHKNRNRGLAGRLILSHLNELRNEGVKRAILFAASAAAAKAYEKIGFQHIRFYQVALLKARRVIGEIK
- a CDS encoding glutamate--cysteine ligase, which produces MSIPQSGGGPIERHEQLAEYLADGCKPREDWRIGTEHEKFGFCKDSLKPLPYAGERSIQAVLEGLRDGHGWAPVQEAGKLIGLEKDGANVSLEPGGQLELSGAPLVSIHETCDEVNAHLKDVKDIADKIGVKFIGLGAAPIWSHEEMPVMPKGRYKLMTDYMDRVGTMGKSMMYRTCTVQVNLDFGSEADMVQKLRVALALQPVATALFANSPFFDGKPNGHKSWRSRVWRDLDNARTGMLPFVFEDGFGFERWAEYALDVPMYFVYRDGKYIDALGQSFRDFLVGKLPALPGETPTLSDWADHLTTAFPEARIKKFMEMRGADGGPWRRLCALPAFWVGLMYDQSSLDAAWDLVKDWDADTREALRVAASEKGLQGQVGKIDMHELAGQVVAISEAGLKSRAMPGAGGLVPDETHFLNALKESLETGKTPADELLEHYHGDWNGDLTRIYGDYSY
- a CDS encoding YHS domain-containing (seleno)protein, which encodes MTKLKSLFGGALLASTFVGTAFAAGVELNASSTGLALQGYDPVAYFTENKASPGNWQITSTYNEATYRFASEEHKATFEANPEAYLPQYGGYCAFGAAMGFKFDGDPTLWRVVDGELFLNISQDIQERWNTDIPGFIEKADNNWGDIENVSPDELLN
- the plsY gene encoding glycerol-3-phosphate 1-O-acyltransferase PlsY, whose product is MPALETGIFALMIWGLIGYLFGSIPFGIVITRVFGLGNLREIGSGNIGTTNVLRTGSKPAAAATLLLDGGKGAIAVLIARLLAGEDAAQVAGLLAFLGHCFPIWLKFKGGKGVATFLGLMLALAWPVGIACCLTWLLTALIGRISSLSALVSAASTTFWVVLLGFGQVFLLGIAVTLLVFWRHKENVARLRTGTEPKIGQK
- the pyrC gene encoding dihydroorotase → MSLLFTNARLIDPETKTESMGSLIVENGVIIAQGSEITTHKADKVVDCQGKCLAPGIVDLGVKVCEPGERHKESYKSAGRAAAAGGVTTIVTRPDTTPTIDSPETLEFATRRANEAAPVNVVPMAALTKDRAGREMTEFGFLLDAGAVAFTDCDHVVTDTKVYARALIYARSLGALVIAHPQEPVLSKGAATTSGKFASLRGLPAVSPMAERMGLDRDIAMVEMTGVKYHADQITTTRALPALERAKANGFDVTAGTSIHHLTLNELDVADYRTFFKVKPPLRSETDRLAMVEAVKSGLIDIISSMHTPQDEESKRLPFEEAASGAVALETLLPAALRLYHAEQLTLAELFRAMALNPATRLGLPSGRLCEGAPADLVLFDPDAPFVLDRFKLHSKSKNTPFDGQRMQGKVLATYVAGEAVYRRN
- a CDS encoding aspartate carbamoyltransferase catalytic subunit, with the protein product MAFRQKHLLGIEHLRPEEITSILDLADQYVDLNRRDMKHSEALLGLTQINMFFENSTRTQASFEIAGKRLGADVMNMAMQASSIKKGETLIDTALTLNAMHPDLLVVRHPHSGAVDLLAQKVNCAVLNAGDGKHEHPTQALLDALTIRRAKGRLHRLNIAICGDIAHSRVARSNLILLGKMENRVRLVGPPTLMPSQISEFGVEVYEDMAEGLKDVDVVMMLRLQRERMDGGFIPSEREYYHRYGLDAQKLSHAKNDAIVMHPGPMNRGVEIDGDIADDINRSVIQEQVEMGVAVRMAAMDLLARNQRELRKNAPIEV
- a CDS encoding uracil-DNA glycosylase gives rise to the protein MESALDYQTARAMLEWQIELGATEAILDSPVNRYEAVQKPAPTKPATAAPVPEPQIDPVAIAKTAAAAANDLQSLKTATAHFDHCSLKRGARSLVFADGQDCGRVMIIGEAPDREEDRSGTPFVGQAGRLLDRMLAAIGLDRNAQEPDKAVYLTNILPWRPPQSRDASAHEIAMMRPFVQRHVALVNPDILILMGNSACHSVLEKRGINRLRGVWTEAYGKPTLPMLHPETLLRTPVAKREAWSDLLKIKARLAAIT
- a CDS encoding LysE family translocator; the encoded protein is MDLYLLLAFVPAALALNLTPGADMMFCLGQGLRSGVKPAVAASAGISAGALVHMTLGGLGLGALVATLPWVFDLIRWIGVGYLMWLAYAALRSSVVANKTKALSAKRAFVQGFIVNLSNPKVILFVLAFVPQFVDPTRGSVLLQFWMFGGIIALGGFVINGLVGIFASSIGQALLGSPKYAKGLGYITAAIFASLAARLAILERS
- the moaB gene encoding molybdenum cofactor biosynthesis protein B, which encodes MAKIDESRPFIAVKIAILTVSDTRGLDQDKSGDTLVARLEKAGHILAARTILQDERDQISSQLRTWCADENIDVIISTGGTGLTGRDVTVEAHRDVYEKEIEAFATAFTVISMQKIGTSAVQSRATGGVAQGTYLFALPGSTGACKDAWDDILRYQLDYRHMPCNFVEIMPRLDEHLKRTKN